One segment of Leptospira kirschneri serovar Cynopteri str. 3522 CT DNA contains the following:
- a CDS encoding chloride channel protein produces the protein MNKIKRPIFQISGRRSLYFYCIITGIVSGLGAFLFSRILAVCEYLFLDRAAGLSLPHASGEFLIDSNDVSYWEIPFSDDYRPWLLFFLPIIGGLLTGWIVNRFSPESGGTGSDAMIDSFHNLEGRMNPVVSLIKSIATVFTLASGGSGGKEGPISQIGAGFGSLLATLLKAGARARRTLLLAGTAGGLGAIFHAPLGGALTSVEMIYREDIESDSLIPCIISSVSAYLVYSALNGFNTVYRVTNTEFSRYTDLIFYLGLGVLCFLCGDVFIRIFRKVQYFSARLKISPIIKPALGGIFVGTVGLFLPETIGSGAGVLQVVLDGKDPVGNQGILSSMFESKGLWLVALFFILAGMKILTTSFTIGTGGSAGMFGPSLFIGGMLGGGVGTLAKIYVYPDLSVTSFILVGMGAFYAGVASAPIAGMIMICEMIGSYVLLPPLMVVSILTFVLSHKLSLYRAQKENRFQSPAHFWDMNRDFLEEIQVKTWKSRLRTIAVTHDHILLSKIEEEALKIQASDYVVIDRNDRYLGILSLRKVRHTLESRDVISNLITVGDVTDISVPFGKPEDTLTSILKILIDRDMDKIAIVERDRFIGYFRFADLMKIYFENIFPKSIKS, from the coding sequence ATGAACAAAATAAAACGACCCATTTTTCAAATCAGTGGAAGAAGATCCTTATACTTTTACTGTATCATTACAGGGATTGTTTCTGGATTGGGGGCGTTTCTTTTTTCCAGAATTCTAGCCGTATGCGAATATTTATTTTTAGATAGGGCGGCCGGTCTTTCTCTTCCACACGCTTCAGGAGAATTTTTAATCGATTCAAACGATGTTTCTTATTGGGAAATTCCTTTTTCGGATGATTATAGACCTTGGCTTTTATTTTTTCTTCCGATCATAGGAGGCCTACTTACAGGTTGGATCGTAAATCGTTTTTCACCCGAGTCCGGGGGAACCGGTTCGGATGCAATGATTGATTCTTTTCATAATTTAGAAGGAAGAATGAATCCAGTTGTTTCATTGATCAAATCGATTGCTACCGTCTTCACTCTTGCAAGTGGGGGGAGTGGAGGGAAGGAAGGTCCGATTTCTCAGATTGGAGCAGGTTTTGGGTCTTTGCTTGCAACTCTCTTAAAAGCGGGAGCAAGAGCGAGACGAACTCTTTTACTTGCCGGAACCGCGGGAGGTTTAGGTGCAATATTTCATGCTCCATTGGGTGGAGCTTTGACTTCGGTGGAAATGATTTATAGGGAAGATATAGAAAGTGATTCTTTGATTCCTTGTATCATCTCTTCGGTTTCGGCTTACTTAGTATATTCTGCCTTGAACGGTTTTAATACTGTATATCGGGTTACGAACACTGAGTTTTCAAGATATACGGATCTAATTTTTTATTTAGGTTTAGGGGTTCTCTGTTTTTTGTGCGGAGACGTTTTTATCCGAATTTTTAGGAAGGTCCAGTATTTCTCTGCACGTTTGAAAATTTCTCCTATCATCAAACCCGCATTAGGTGGTATTTTTGTAGGAACGGTCGGACTTTTTTTGCCAGAGACAATCGGAAGCGGAGCGGGAGTACTTCAAGTCGTTTTAGATGGAAAAGATCCGGTCGGAAATCAGGGAATTCTTTCTTCTATGTTTGAAAGTAAGGGTCTTTGGTTGGTCGCGTTATTTTTTATTTTGGCTGGAATGAAAATTCTCACCACGTCGTTTACGATCGGCACCGGAGGTTCCGCTGGAATGTTTGGACCTTCTTTGTTCATAGGTGGGATGTTAGGCGGAGGTGTGGGGACTCTTGCCAAAATATACGTTTATCCGGATCTTTCGGTTACTTCGTTTATTTTAGTCGGTATGGGAGCTTTTTATGCGGGTGTGGCAAGTGCTCCGATTGCGGGAATGATTATGATATGCGAAATGATTGGAAGTTATGTGTTGCTTCCTCCTTTGATGGTGGTTTCGATTTTAACGTTCGTATTGAGTCATAAATTAAGTCTATATCGGGCGCAAAAAGAAAATAGATTTCAATCTCCCGCACATTTTTGGGATATGAATCGGGACTTTTTAGAAGAAATTCAGGTTAAAACTTGGAAGAGTAGATTGCGTACGATTGCGGTGACCCACGATCATATTTTACTTTCTAAAATAGAAGAAGAGGCGTTGAAGATTCAAGCGAGCGATTATGTGGTTATAGATCGAAATGACCGATATTTGGGAATTTTATCTCTTAGAAAAGTAAGACACACTTTAGAATCGAGAGACGTTATCTCTAACTTGATTACGGTAGGAGACGTTACGGATATATCTGTACCTTTTGGAAAACCAGAAGATACGTTAACCTCTATTTTAAAAATTTTAATCGATCGAGATATGGATAAAATTGCGATCGTGGAAAGGGATCGGTTTATCGGGTATTTTCGTTTTGCAGACCTCATGAAAATATATTTTGAAAATATATTTCCGAAAAGTATAAAATCCTAA
- a CDS encoding DUF4139 domain-containing protein, whose translation MLRLILQTSIGKKIFLNLILVFFILTVSSVKSEEESEDRTTIAETIEKTEPSRIQSVTLYSSFAYVTKNLRTKIKAGSSEIYLGEIPGRVAERTVSVRFPDSSKKIKILGIRSKIRIERKARTKEIASLLKRQETLNDQIELLSLEIQELIAEEKTIIKISPIIRNGSSPQEEIADPEFLSGFQKQYHEYLNQLSLMRQKKLEVLDRVREEGLVVDARLDYLGRLEVKQKKEIYLEVETSEDTETSIEYKYLISGASWYPKYSLQLTDESKNGQLSWFALVRNDTGEDWEKVKLFFTASNPDLDIDLPIVREWRIRTQVSVEDEKQQEAQDYSNEDINIAAAKESGEYKKEEVPRKKSKRAASKADGYTHNTSAKNVQAPIKQSRQILQDNYSNRQNSIKTEDNLNQLKNDLANQQDNFNDGRYDQANYYGQEALKKFSKLSDFSRKELSSIETYTEELLRKGSLILSSQKVPGGLIPPTLLEGFDYQYTSGISETIPSDRSFNKVFLKKKSFVLSPGYFTSPLSGSGAYLTVETSNSEGEPLLTGPMEVFSGNTLLGNTVLNTSKPGERIRMELGQDRDILVNRRETSFEQKEGMISSRTKIKYKVSIEVRNRKKRNVTLTLIDRIPYTVDDSVEIKFEFGKDIPIKNEEGILTYNIELPSGGKKIIEFEYSVGHPSENRLIKTPGSGGY comes from the coding sequence ATGCTAAGATTGATTTTACAAACTTCGATTGGAAAAAAAATATTTTTAAATCTGATCTTAGTCTTTTTCATCTTAACGGTTTCTTCAGTGAAAAGTGAGGAAGAAAGTGAAGATCGAACTACTATCGCTGAGACTATCGAAAAAACGGAACCTTCTCGAATTCAATCCGTGACCTTATATTCCAGCTTTGCTTACGTTACTAAAAACCTCAGAACCAAGATAAAAGCGGGAAGTTCCGAAATTTATCTAGGAGAAATTCCAGGTAGAGTTGCGGAAAGAACGGTTTCGGTTCGTTTTCCGGATTCTTCTAAAAAAATTAAGATACTTGGAATTCGGAGTAAAATTCGAATCGAAAGAAAAGCAAGAACGAAGGAAATCGCTTCTCTTTTAAAAAGACAAGAAACTCTTAATGATCAAATTGAACTTCTGAGTCTCGAAATTCAAGAGTTAATCGCAGAAGAAAAAACGATCATAAAAATTTCTCCTATAATTAGAAACGGATCTTCTCCTCAAGAAGAAATTGCTGATCCGGAGTTCTTATCCGGATTTCAAAAACAATATCATGAATATCTAAATCAATTATCTCTAATGCGTCAAAAAAAATTAGAAGTTTTAGATAGGGTTCGTGAAGAAGGTTTGGTAGTGGACGCTCGTTTAGATTATCTTGGTCGATTGGAAGTGAAACAAAAAAAGGAAATCTATTTAGAAGTGGAAACTTCCGAAGATACTGAAACTTCAATCGAATATAAATATTTAATTTCAGGGGCAAGTTGGTATCCTAAATATTCTCTTCAACTTACGGATGAATCCAAAAACGGTCAATTGAGTTGGTTTGCACTCGTTCGAAATGATACGGGTGAAGATTGGGAAAAGGTGAAACTTTTTTTTACAGCCTCTAATCCGGATTTAGATATTGATCTTCCGATCGTAAGAGAATGGAGAATTCGAACCCAGGTTTCCGTTGAAGATGAAAAACAACAAGAAGCTCAGGACTACTCAAACGAAGATATAAATATAGCGGCTGCAAAGGAAAGCGGTGAATATAAAAAAGAGGAGGTCCCTAGGAAAAAAAGCAAACGAGCCGCTTCCAAAGCGGACGGTTATACGCACAATACATCCGCTAAAAACGTTCAGGCTCCGATTAAACAATCACGTCAGATCCTTCAAGATAATTATTCCAATCGGCAAAATTCAATTAAAACTGAAGATAATCTCAATCAACTTAAAAACGATTTAGCAAATCAACAAGATAACTTCAATGATGGTAGATATGATCAAGCAAACTACTACGGACAAGAAGCCCTGAAAAAATTTTCTAAACTTTCAGATTTTTCGCGCAAAGAACTCAGTTCGATCGAGACATATACAGAAGAACTTCTTCGCAAAGGAAGTCTAATTCTTTCTTCCCAAAAAGTTCCGGGTGGTTTGATTCCACCTACTCTTTTAGAAGGTTTTGATTATCAATACACTTCCGGTATCTCAGAGACAATTCCCTCGGACCGATCTTTTAATAAGGTTTTTCTAAAGAAAAAATCTTTTGTTTTAAGTCCTGGTTATTTCACATCTCCACTTTCTGGTTCTGGAGCTTATCTGACGGTAGAAACTTCAAATTCGGAAGGAGAACCTTTGCTTACGGGTCCTATGGAAGTTTTTTCCGGAAACACTCTTTTGGGGAATACTGTTCTTAACACGAGTAAACCAGGTGAAAGGATTCGAATGGAACTCGGTCAGGATCGAGATATTCTTGTAAATCGAAGAGAAACCTCTTTTGAACAAAAGGAAGGGATGATTTCATCCCGCACAAAAATTAAATATAAAGTGAGTATTGAAGTTAGAAATCGTAAAAAAAGAAATGTTACGTTAACTCTGATCGATCGTATTCCTTACACGGTGGACGACAGTGTTGAAATCAAGTTTGAATTTGGAAAGGATATTCCAATAAAAAATGAAGAAGGAATTTTGACTTACAATATAGAACTTCCTTCTGGAGGGAAGAAAATTATAGAATTTGAATATTCTGTAGGTCATCCGTCAGAAAATAGACTCATTAAAACTCCTGGCTCCGGAGGATATTAA
- a CDS encoding mucoidy inhibitor MuiA family protein, with product MKDLIYKTFKIPVFKFSFILSRSCNIEFFRDKFLFSLFLIFINFSLNAKEIELKIQDVTLYESSAGILRSGKIDLEPGMNEFVIRNLPIALQDESLVASVEVPGASVVGSSTWVETGSIIHNEEALELQKKIRALEKEIEVYESNDSNLKNLKKILIDTRLKLTEMISKNLFYKKNESDSKKWFQTFSGNRQAIQTLLSSNQEVSRTIKDLKKKLSELQDKMNVVLSLSEKSSRITKILVSFTGTEKKEGKLNLTYQSGKVSWKPFYSVSMDGKEKIEFEYLAEINQESGEDWKNINLLLSTSSPDVSGRRPRLSSQRLYDQKKQTNKDGIVAVQSQNLTEELNVAPEVESPEAEMTGRSEESGSGFLFRYSKPVTLLSRKESKKISLASFMTEATFTTLYVPSLKRYPLIKGIFKNVSGFPILPGEVVVFRQAGMVGTSNFGYVSPGEKAEISFGSENEIRAIYRKESNQTKEGILSGTKVIEKSIRVELENFGKESRMISFQESIPVSGVESVKVFIDSNTTSGHSEIRKDSGILEWRLDLKPNQKQEIKLKYKVSFPAEFDLNL from the coding sequence ATGAAAGATTTAATATATAAAACATTTAAAATTCCTGTCTTTAAATTCAGTTTTATTTTATCAAGAAGTTGTAACATTGAATTTTTTCGAGATAAGTTCTTGTTTTCTTTGTTCTTGATTTTTATAAATTTTTCCTTAAATGCAAAAGAAATAGAATTAAAAATCCAGGACGTAACCTTATACGAGTCTTCTGCTGGAATTTTAAGAAGTGGTAAAATAGATTTAGAACCTGGAATGAACGAATTCGTAATCAGAAACTTACCAATTGCGCTTCAAGATGAATCTTTGGTTGCTTCGGTGGAAGTCCCAGGAGCCTCCGTTGTCGGTTCCAGTACTTGGGTAGAAACCGGATCTATCATTCACAACGAAGAAGCTTTGGAGTTACAAAAAAAAATACGTGCTTTGGAAAAGGAAATCGAAGTTTACGAAAGCAACGATTCTAATCTTAAAAATTTGAAAAAGATACTTATAGATACTAGATTAAAACTAACGGAAATGATTTCCAAAAATCTATTTTACAAAAAGAACGAATCCGATTCTAAAAAATGGTTTCAGACTTTTTCCGGAAATCGACAAGCCATTCAAACTCTGTTGAGTTCTAATCAAGAAGTAAGTCGTACAATCAAAGATCTTAAGAAAAAACTTTCAGAGTTGCAAGATAAGATGAACGTGGTTCTCTCCTTATCCGAAAAATCCTCCAGGATTACTAAGATCCTAGTTAGTTTTACAGGAACTGAAAAAAAGGAAGGAAAATTGAACCTTACGTATCAATCTGGAAAGGTTTCTTGGAAACCATTTTATTCGGTTAGTATGGATGGAAAAGAAAAGATCGAATTTGAATATCTCGCAGAAATCAATCAAGAAAGCGGAGAAGATTGGAAGAATATTAATCTTTTATTATCTACTTCCAGTCCAGACGTAAGTGGAAGGAGACCTCGTCTTTCCAGTCAAAGGTTATACGATCAAAAAAAACAAACCAACAAGGATGGGATTGTCGCCGTCCAAAGTCAAAATTTAACGGAAGAATTGAACGTAGCGCCGGAAGTGGAATCTCCCGAAGCCGAGATGACCGGACGTAGTGAAGAATCTGGAAGTGGTTTTTTATTTCGTTATTCTAAACCGGTTACTCTTCTTTCAAGGAAAGAATCCAAAAAAATATCCTTGGCTTCATTTATGACAGAGGCGACATTTACAACTTTATACGTACCCTCTTTAAAACGTTATCCGCTCATTAAAGGAATTTTTAAAAACGTATCCGGATTTCCTATTCTTCCCGGAGAAGTTGTAGTATTTCGTCAAGCTGGTATGGTGGGAACGTCTAACTTTGGTTATGTTAGTCCCGGAGAAAAAGCTGAAATTTCATTCGGTTCTGAAAACGAAATTAGAGCGATCTATAGAAAAGAATCTAATCAAACCAAAGAAGGAATTCTTTCTGGCACTAAAGTGATTGAAAAGTCGATCCGAGTGGAGTTAGAAAACTTCGGAAAAGAATCCAGGATGATCTCATTTCAAGAATCGATTCCGGTTTCCGGAGTAGAAAGTGTAAAGGTTTTTATCGATTCTAATACCACGTCGGGCCATTCGGAAATAAGAAAGGATTCCGGAATTTTAGAATGGAGACTGGACTTAAAACCGAATCAAAAACAAGAAATTAAACTTAAGTACAAGGTAAGTTTTCCAGCGGAATTTGACTTAAACCTATGA